A single Scleropages formosus chromosome 4, fSclFor1.1, whole genome shotgun sequence DNA region contains:
- the sec23ip gene encoding SEC23-interacting protein, translated as MAEKKSNPGTNLLFSTAPEFNLTLPFIPVSQATGPAVLSGDDSTDVGEEDSFLGQSSGNSSQPATFNYFSSPTNSNDPFASIGHQTLPPPAAAIGPTTSAPACFSTEPSIYPSASVPQSIPVSQLGNSAFQNPQARYTPPPNAMAPPPQQAQQQAYNPYRHTPLSSRANPYLTPPEIQQHPVQPPPVAFSQSPPTALPPQSFQTVAAPYSQAPPTQGQSPPLPSSTSGPVVPATPMMPYSYNVYEPVHPHWFFCKQVESKKIWMPFSILDSMQLEETFNSVQPDPENVVVCTDGGRYDVHLYDRLRTAVYWEEEPSEVRRCTWFYKGDTDSRFIPYSEEFSDKLEGEYKKAVSSNQWHRRLEFPTGETIVMHNPKVIVQFQPSAVPDEWGTTQDGQTRPRVVKRGIDDDHDDIPDGEFPQVDHLVFMVHGIGPVCDLRFRSMVECVDDFRNVSLKLLRSHFQKAQDERRISRVEFLPVQWHTALHGDATGVDRRIKKITLPSTGRLRHFTNETLLDVLFYNSPTYCQTIVDKVAMEVNRLHTLFLKRNPTFKGGVSVAGHSLGSLILFDLLSNQKLSLPQQVPIILNGKNPVDIKQVASPLLQTEDTKSQAAVEDEPAEEGEEFPDLSAVLEHLSLSEYLHTFEQEKIDMESLLMCTVEDLKEMGIPLGPRKKIAKFVKERANKQASRQAAAERKAALEAENKARLEAEAAQAQSAKALPDSAPKRLPVGGMVSSMHVDYNYFEVGTGQVSVVYHALDFEPVNFFALGSPIGMFLTVRGLERIEETYQLPTCKGFFNIYHPLDPVAYRIEPMIVPDIELKPVLIPHHKGRKRLHLELKEGLSRMGSDLKQGFISSLKAAWQTLNDFARAHTASTQLQAELEMVANQIKEEEEKQDSDANKLVESPDSAKEEDPVVKIGMLNGGNRIDYVLQEKPIESFNEYLFALQSHLCYWESEDTALLILKEIYKTMGVLPEQTVH; from the exons ATGGCCGAGAAAAAGTCCAACCCCGGCACGAATCTGCTCTTCTCCACAGCTCCCGAGTTCAACCTGACGCTGCCATTCATCCCCGTGAGCCAAGCCACGGGCCCGGCGGTGCTGTCGGGAG ATGATTCAACAGATGTGGGAGAAGAGGACAGCTTTCTTGGACAGAGTTCTGGGAATTCCTCGCAGCCCGCCACATTCAACTACTTCTCAAGTCCAACGAACAGCAATGATCCGTTCGCCTCTATCGGACACCAGactctcccccctccagcagCTGCAATTGGGCCCACAACTTCGGCACCAGCCTGCTTCTCCACCGAGCCGAGCATTTACCCCAGTGCTTCAGTTCCTCAGTCCATCCCTGTTTCACAATTAGgaaattctgcttttcaaaatCCTCAGGCACGATACACTCCACCACCGAATGCTATGGCCCCACCTCCTCAGCAGGCTCAGCAGCAGGCCTACAATCCCTATCGCCACACCCCACTGAGCAGTCGAGCTAATCCTTATCTGACTCCTCCTGAGATCCAGCAGCATCCTGTGCAGCCGCCGCCAGTGGCCTTTTCCCAGAGCCCACCTACTGCCCTTCCTCCTCAGTCATTCCAGACTGTAGCAGCTCCTTATTCACAA GCTCCTCCTACACAAGGACAGTCACCACCCCTCCCGTCCAGCACGTCAGGCCCTGTGGTTCCAGCCACACCCATGATGCCATATTCCTATAATGTGTATGAGCCAGTTCACCCTCACTGGTTCTTCTGCAAGCAAGTGGAGTCAAAGAAGATATGGATGCCTTTCAGCATCCTTGATTCCATGCAGCTGGAAGAAACCTTCAACTCTG TCCAACCAGACCCTGAGAATGTAGTGGTGTGTACGGATGGAGGACGGTATGATGTGCACCTTTACGACCGCCTAAGGACTGCTGTGTACTGGGAGGAGGAGCCCTCTGAGGTGCGAAGGTGTACCTGGTTCTACAAGGGAGACACGGACAGCCGTTTCATTCCCTACTCGGAGGAATTCAGTGATAAACTTGAG GGAGAATATAAGAAAGCTGTGTCCTCCAACCAGTGGCATCGAAGACTGGAATTTCCTACTGGGGAAACTATTGTCATGCACAACCCTAAG GTTATCGTCCAGTTCCAGCCCTCGGCGGTGCCTGACGAGTGGGGAACAACGCAGGATGGCCAGACGAGGCCCAGGGTGGTGAAAAGGGGAATCGATGATGACCACGATGACATTCCTGATG GAGAGTTTCCTCAGGTGGACCACCTGGTCTTCATGGTTCATGGCATCGGACCCGTATGTGACCTACGCTTCAGATCCATGGTGGAATGCG TGGACGACTTCCGCAACGTCTCCCTAAAGCTGCTCCGGAGCCACTTCCAGAAGGCCCAGGATGAGCGGCGGATTAGCCGCGTGGAGTTCCTTCCTGTGCAGTGGCACACAGCCCTGCACGGTGACGCCACTGGAGTAGACAG GAGGATTAAAAAGATAACCCTGCCCAGTACAGGGCGCCTCCGTCACTTCACCAACGAGACCCTCTTGGACGTGCTTTTCTACAACAGTCCCACATACTGCCAGACCATTGTGGACAAGGTGGCCATGGAGGTCAACCGCCTGCACACCCTTTTTCTGAAGAGGAACCCCACTTTCAAGGGTGGAGTCTCTGTGGCGGGCCACAGCTTAG GCTCTCTCATTCTTTTCGATTTGCTGTCCAATCAGAAACTCAGCCTTCCACAACAGGTTCCTATAATTCTTAATGGCAAAAATCCAGTAGATATTAAACAG GTTGCCAGCCCACTGTTGCAGACAGAGGACACCAAGAGCCAAGCAGCTGTGGAAGATGAACCTgcagaggaaggagaagagtTTCCTGACCTTTCTGCTGTGCTGGAACATCTGAGTCTCTCAGAGTACCTTCATACCTTTGAACAGGAGAAGATTGACATGGAGTCCCTT CTCATGTGCACTGTGGAGGACCTTAAAGAAATGGGAATTCCTCTTGGGCCACGGAAAAAAATTGCCAAGTTTGTGAAGGAACGGGCCAACAAACAG GCATCGAGGCAGGCGGCAGCTGAGCGGAAGGCCGCTCTGGAGGCCGAGAATAAGGCCAGGTTGGAGGCAGAAGCTGCACAGGCCCAGTCAGCAAAGGCCCTTCCAGACTCAGCGCCCAAGAGGCTCCCAGTTGGAGGCATGGTCTCCTCCATGCATGTGGACTACAACTACTTTGAAGTTGGTACAGGACAG GTGTCTGTGGTGTATCACGCTCTGGACTTTGAGCCTGTGAACTTCTTCGCTCTGGGTTCCCCCATCGGGATGTTCCTGACAGTTCGCGGGCTGGAGCGGATTGAAGAAACCTACCAGCTGCCTACCTGCAAGGGCTTCTTCAACATCTACCACCCA CTGGACCCTGTAGCTTACAGGATCGAGCCCATGATTGTTCCAGACATAGAGCTGAAGCCAGTCCTCATTCCTCACCATAAGGGACGGAAAAGGCTCCATCTTG AACTGAAAGAAGGCCTGAGCCGAATGGGCTCGGACCTGAAGCAGGGGTTCATCAGCTCGCTGAAGGCAGCCTGGCAGACACTCAACGACTTTGCCCGTGCCCACACCGCTTCCACCCAGCTGCAAGCTGAACTCGAGATGGTGGCCAATCAGataaaggaggaagaggagaagcagGACAGTGACG CTAACAAGCTGGTCGAGAGCCCAGACTCAGCAAAGGAGGAAGATCCAGTGGTGAAGATCGGGATGCTGAATGGTGGAAACCGCATTGACTACGTCCTACAGGAGAAGCCCATTGAGAGCTTCAACGAGTACCTGTTTGCCCTTCAGAGCCACCTGTGTTACTG GGAATCTGAAGATACTGCTCTGCTGATTTTAAAGGAGATCTACAAAACCATGGGGGTCCTTCCGGAGCAGACTGTGCACTGA